TAATATTATATAATTATTTATAATCATTAAAATTTTATTCTTAAGGGGTTTAGTCATGGAAAATTATGATGTAATAATAATTGGAGCAGGTCCAGCTGGTCTAACAACCGCTCTTTATGCTTCTCGTGGTAATTTAAAAGTTCTAATTTTGGAAAAAGGAGCCCCAGGTGGGAAACTTGTTTCACAATCTAAAATTGAAAATTGACCTGGAGATGAGTTTATTGATGGTGCATCTTTAGCGCTAAGAATGTATAAACACTCACTAAAATTCGGAACAAAACACCGTTATTGCGATGTTGATTATATTGAGTCTAACTCACCTTTTGACCATAAAGTTGTTTGCAAAAACGGCAAAACTTTCACAGCAAAATCCGTTGTTGTAGCCTCCGGAATGGTTGAAAGAAAACCGTTAGATATTAAAAATTACCTTGATTTTGAAGGTAAAGGAGTTTCTTATTGCGTTGTTTGCGATGGTCCTTTTTATGCCAACCAACCTTCAATTGTTATTGGAGGAGGAAATTCTGCTGTTGAGGAATCAAGTTTTTTAGCTTCAATAGCTTCAAAAGTTTATGTTCTAGTTCGTGATGACAAATTTATCGCCGAGCCACTTTTGATTGAAGAGCTCAAAAAAAACAAAAATGTTGAAATTTTATTTAATGCTAAAGTTTTAGAACTCCGTGGAGACGGCGCACTTGAATCAGCAATTATTGATCATAATGGTGAGCAAAAAACACTTGAAATTAAGTCGCTTTTCCCATACATTGGTTTTTTACCAGCTACTAGCTTTTTACAAAAAAACCACAAAGAAATTCTTGATAAATTTAATTTTATTTCAGTTGACAAATACGGACAGTCAAAAATTCCTGGCGTTTATGCTGTTGGTGATGTTGTTACAAAAGAAATTAGACAAATTGTTACTGCCGCAAATGATGGTGCAATTGTTGGTAAAATTTTAACTAATCGAATTAAGTAAAAAAAGGTTCCTATATAGTGAAAATAGTTAAGAAATTTTCCAAAACAAAATTTTTAACAAGAAAATCAAAAATTTTACTAGGCCTTACTTTATCCGCATCATTTCTTGGTGTTTTAGGAATTTCAGTCGGTATTTCTTATGGTTTTGGCTTAATTAAAAAAAATTCTTATCAAACAACTGTTGAGGATTTAAATAGAACAATAACTAAAATTAATGCTCTTAGTTTTAATGCTCAAAAAGTTTCTCCTTTTTCAACTTATGCCTCACTAAAAGATGAATGAAAAAAAATTCAAAACTCACCAAACCAAGGTGATTTTTTCGATCTTTTTAGTGTTGAAAATAAAAGATTACAACCATATAAGTTGCCAAACGGAATTTGACTTGAGTTTGTAGATGTCAAACCAGATGATGCAAACCAACAATTTAATGTTGAATTTTTACTCAAAACTCATAATCACTCAAGAATTATAAAATCTGATATAAGAACTGACAAAATTTCTATAAGTCCTAATTCAACTTTTTTTCTGGAAAATTTTTACCAAGCACTCCAAATAAATCTTCAAAATATTAGACCATTTTCTAGAAGTGAGCAAAATAAAGTCTCTCCTAACATTTGGCTTGCAAGCGACTTTTTAGCAGAGGCAAATTCTGAGCAAAGTGCAGAAAGTTTTATTAAAAAGGTTCATGATTTTTTTGACTTTGACTTTCAGTCAATCTTAACTAACAAAAACTTTGCTATTAAACACAAAAATAAGTTAATTTTTCCTTATAAAATAGAAATTATAAAAAACAATAAAAACACTTGAGTTCAACCTTCGCAATTAAACTCAGATTT
The DNA window shown above is from Mesomycoplasma ovipneumoniae and carries:
- a CDS encoding NAD(P)/FAD-dependent oxidoreductase → MENYDVIIIGAGPAGLTTALYASRGNLKVLILEKGAPGGKLVSQSKIENWPGDEFIDGASLALRMYKHSLKFGTKHRYCDVDYIESNSPFDHKVVCKNGKTFTAKSVVVASGMVERKPLDIKNYLDFEGKGVSYCVVCDGPFYANQPSIVIGGGNSAVEESSFLASIASKVYVLVRDDKFIAEPLLIEELKKNKNVEILFNAKVLELRGDGALESAIIDHNGEQKTLEIKSLFPYIGFLPATSFLQKNHKEILDKFNFISVDKYGQSKIPGVYAVGDVVTKEIRQIVTAANDGAIVGKILTNRIK